In Rhizobium jaguaris, a single window of DNA contains:
- a CDS encoding GntR family transcriptional regulator produces MVKGLIGTSDTGSSFVRRPPRLGDEVYNAIYAQLMSLKIPPGGRISVDSLVRELGVSQTPIREALSRLEALGLVVKTHLIGYSAAPQLDKDRLQQLYELRLLLEPFAAGRAAVNMTDEAIEALEKVDKDMRSARNDDPRLAYGEFAQSDSTFHDLIAIGSGNLLIHETLARLHTHVHLFRLFFHARATTDANDEHERIIAAIKQKDAAAAEAAMRDHIERSRKRFMMIFGSE; encoded by the coding sequence ATGGTAAAGGGTCTGATCGGGACGAGTGATACCGGAAGCAGTTTCGTGCGCCGCCCTCCCCGTCTCGGCGACGAAGTTTACAATGCGATCTACGCGCAACTGATGTCGCTGAAGATCCCGCCGGGTGGCCGTATCTCGGTCGATAGCCTTGTGCGCGAGCTCGGCGTCTCGCAGACACCGATCCGCGAGGCGCTGTCTCGGTTGGAAGCGCTGGGTCTCGTCGTGAAGACGCATCTCATCGGCTACAGCGCCGCCCCGCAGCTCGACAAGGACCGGCTGCAGCAGCTCTATGAACTGCGGCTGCTGTTGGAGCCCTTCGCTGCCGGTCGCGCTGCAGTCAACATGACGGACGAGGCGATCGAGGCGCTGGAGAAGGTCGACAAGGACATGCGCTCGGCCCGCAATGACGATCCCCGCCTTGCCTATGGCGAGTTCGCCCAGAGCGACAGTACCTTCCACGACCTCATCGCGATCGGCAGCGGCAATCTGCTGATTCATGAGACGCTGGCGCGGCTGCACACGCATGTACATCTCTTCCGCCTGTTCTTTCACGCCCGCGCCACAACCGATGCCAATGACGAGCACGAGCGCATCATCGCTGCGATCAAGCAAAAGGACGCTGCTGCCGCCGAAGCGGCGATGCGTGACCATATCGAACGGTCGCGCAAGCGCTTCATGATGATCTTCGGCAGTGAATAG
- a CDS encoding 2-keto-4-pentenoate hydratase, producing the protein MIEKCVAAAAKNLLSARRSGFHLEGLADDFVPESVEAAYSVQDKLVELSEEAIGGWKIAAGTGPEPLCSPILAGAYRRGSDVLNVAGAMATLVEAEVGVRFGNDLPPRDTPYSQQEVQSAIAALHPSLEILGTRFNPKLEVPRLTVIADLQNNSAVAVGAPKENWQGIDLSRLGITLRIGTAVSTVDAGPSITDVMDALTWLANGRARDHGGFKAGQVVITGSRINAPVGRPGETVSADFGALGAISLRLV; encoded by the coding sequence TTGATCGAGAAGTGTGTTGCCGCGGCAGCGAAGAATTTGTTGAGCGCTCGGCGTAGCGGCTTCCACCTTGAGGGATTGGCTGACGACTTCGTTCCTGAAAGTGTCGAGGCTGCTTACAGCGTTCAAGATAAGCTGGTCGAACTAAGCGAAGAGGCGATCGGTGGCTGGAAGATCGCAGCCGGAACCGGTCCGGAGCCGCTTTGCTCGCCCATTCTCGCCGGTGCCTACCGCCGCGGCAGTGACGTCCTGAATGTTGCCGGCGCCATGGCGACGCTCGTCGAGGCTGAGGTCGGCGTCCGTTTCGGCAATGACCTGCCGCCGCGCGATACGCCCTATAGCCAGCAGGAGGTTCAGTCGGCGATCGCAGCGCTGCATCCGTCCCTCGAAATCCTGGGAACGCGTTTCAACCCCAAGCTGGAGGTGCCGCGGCTGACCGTTATCGCCGACCTGCAAAACAATTCCGCCGTCGCCGTCGGCGCGCCGAAGGAGAACTGGCAGGGGATCGATCTGTCGCGCCTCGGCATCACACTGAGGATCGGGACGGCGGTATCAACCGTCGATGCGGGGCCGTCCATTACCGATGTCATGGACGCACTGACGTGGCTCGCCAATGGCCGCGCCCGCGACCACGGCGGCTTCAAGGCCGGGCAGGTTGTCATTACCGGCTCGCGCATAAATGCGCCGGTCGGTCGTCCCGGCGAAACCGTCAGCGCCGATTTCGGCGCGCTGGGCGCCATTTCGCTGCGCCTTGTTTAA